The Oryzihumus leptocrescens sequence ACCCCCACCAGTGGGTTCTGCCCAACGGGAAGGTGCTCGAGGTCACCTCGCGCTCGACCTCGATCCTGGACACGAGCACCTGGACCTGGACGAACTACTCGCGCCCGAACACCAACCACGGCAGCGGTGAGGCCGCGGTGCTCGTCCCCGGTTCCGCCTCGGGTTCCACGAAGGTCATGCTCCTGGGGGGCAAGCTCTCCACCGGCGCGACAGCGGCGGCCGAGACGTTCGACGCGGCCAACCCGACAGCCGGGTGGACCAACGTTGCCTCGATGCCACAGGCCCGCACCCACATGAGCCCGGTTCTGCTGCCTGACGGCACCCTGATGGCTGACGCAGGCAACTCCTCAGGCAACTACAACGGGCCGATCTACACCTCGCTGTCCTACAGCTTCGGCGCCAACACCTGGACGACCCTGGCGGCGCAGGCCAAGCGGCGCGCCTACCACTCCGCGGCGGTCCTGCTTCCCGACGGCCGGGTGCTCTCCTCTGGTGACACCGGGACTGGAGGCGGCCTCAACACCATGGAGCTCTACTCGCCCGGCTACCTCAGCGCGGGAGCCCGACCCACCATCACCGCGGCGCCCACCCAGGCCGCCCACGGCGCGACGTTCACGATCAGCACGCCGACCACCGGCAGCCACGCGGTGCTCATGGAACCCGGCGCGGCCACCCACACGGCGGACTTCAGTGAGCGGATCATCGCCTTGAGCACCACGCCCACCACGGGCGGGCTGTCTGCCGTGGCGCCGTCGAGCACGGTCGCACTGACCGGCTGGTACATGCTCTTCGTGGTCGACAGCGCAGGCGTCCCGTCCACGGCCAAGTGGATCCACATCGGCTGAGACGCCAGCGGTGAGGGGCCGGCCAGTCATGGCCGGCCCCTCGTCATCCCGCCAGGCCCGGGCGCCCACGGGAGATCAGCGATGGGGCATGGGCGCCGACCTGACTCAGATAGGCGGCGTGTTGGCTAGGCGCCCGGGACCTCTCCCTCGGCCTTCACCGTCCAGTCCCGCGTCAGAGTCTCGCGTGCACAACCTCTCTGGGCCGCTGGACGTGACTTCTAATCAGCAACGTCGTGCTGTTGGGTGGCCTCATTGTCGGCCTAGGATCAAGTTGGTCCCGTGGATCGCTTCCTCGCGGTCCGTCTCGGTGAATCCGACCTTTGCAAGCACGTGGCGAGAGGCCGTGTTCCAGTCCCAGACGGTGGCCCACAAACGCTCGTATCCGGACGATTTCGCCCATTCCAGCACCGCCCACGAGGCCTCGGTCGCGTACCCCTGTCCCCAGAACCGACGAAGGAGTTCGAACGCCAGTGCCGGTTCATGCGCCCTATGTCCGCTGTCGACCAGGCCGCAGGAGCCGATGACGTCGCCAGCGGTCTTCCGCTCCACGGCCAATAATCCGAACGACGATGGCTGGTTGGCGCGGACCGTCTCCTCGAGGTCTGCGACGGTGGGGTGTCCCTCCGCGTCGATTCGGCGGTGCGGCGGCACTCGTGGATCGCGTTCTGCCCACATCTCACGCTGGATGACGGCCTCGGATACGCGCCAGGGCCTGAGCAGCAGGCGATCCGTCTCGAGCGTGACCTCACGGCCCCGAGCCGCTTCCCCTGCCATGACTGCACCCTCTCACGGGTGAACGCACTGCCATGCCGCAGAGCTGTAACGGCTCCCGGCAGGTCAACGAGGCACATCACCTGGCACAGCACACCAGTTGCGTGACGATGTCCCGACTCAGCGCATCCTTGACGGACGTGTGTCGGCTGATGCTTGACACCTCGGCCTAGATCGCAGGCTCCCTGGTTGCAGGATCTGCCGTTGAGCGGATCTTGCTGGAGGGCGAGGAGGCGTCCTCAGGGCGCGTCGAGTTCGTTCAGCAGGCGTTGATAGGTCGCGTCCTCCCCGAGCCCAGTCGTGTCGAGCCTGATTGTGTGCGGCCGCTTCGCCAAGTACTCGTTGCAGAGGCTCAGCGTGTGGGCGTTGATAGCAAGAAGGTCCCCTCCACACCTGCCTGCTGCTACGTCATCATCACCACGTGACGACGTCCGACCGCCCCTCGGCCTACACGGTCGACCCAACCGCTTCGCGTCCCGCCACCGACGCCGCGCACCGTGCCGCCCTCATCGCCATGCGCGAACGGCTGGGAATGATCAGCGTCGAGATCGAGAACCATCCCGACCTGCCGCCCGAGGTATCCAGCACCATCGTCGGGCTCCTCCCCACGCCACGACGACGGTTTCTTCGGCGACGGCAAGTTTCGACTCACCTGTCCACCGACTTGTGGCCGCAAGACGACACCGAGTTCGAGGCCGCCGTCTCTCTGGCCCCCTACTCCGAATTCATGCTCGGCATCGCTCATGAGTCCGGCGTCCCCTTCGATGCGAACAACTCCGGTGCCACGAACCGCTTTCTGCTCACGACGGAAGAAGTGAGCATCGCTCGTAGCCACCTCATGGCACAAGGCATTGACCCCAGCGTCCTCGTGCAGTCCCCCGACAATGGCCCAAGCTCCTGACAAGACCAGGTGAAGCGTCACGCAAGTACCTGGCCCGGGCTGCGGAGTCGGAATACGGAGGATTCGATGACTCACAAAGACTTGCAGGATCTCGTCGCATCGGCCCTCGCTGAACTACGGCAGGAATCGGCCGACTCTCCTGTGCCGAATATCGTTTCTCTGCAGTCGCTCGGCAGCCGGGAAGTCTTTGACGAGGCGAGCAGGCTGTGCGACGCCGACGATTCGCTGCAGAGAGAGCTCGGCGTCCGCATTCTCCGGGAGCTCGGACCGCAGGATTCGGAGGGGAGGCGGACGTACAGCGACGAAGCCATCCCGCTTCTCCTCGAGATGCTCAAGAACGAGATCGACCCTGGAATGACACGTCGGATACTTCAGGCGTTGGCTTTCAACAGCGCTCGGGAAGCGATTTCCGAGTTCACGACCAGGGCGAATCACCCAGATCCCGGTGTTCGAGAGACGATCGCTTTTCAGCTGCCCAGCCTGTCCACGCCGGCGACATTGGGTCTTGTCGCAGACACTGTGAAGGCGATGACTCAGGACTTGGATCCGGACGTCCGCTACTACGCCCTCTATGCGCTATTCGAGCCGGAAGAAGGGCTCGGTCTCGATGACCAGGAGCGGCACCAGCTTGCAAAGCAGTTCCTCAGAGACCCCGACCGGCAGATCCAAACGTATGCGCGGAAAATCCTGGCCACATGAGGGGACCAAGCAACAGCGCGGCTTCTACGAGATGCAGCGGCGGCTGGATGCGGCGCAACACACTGACATGTGATGCCCGACCGGTCTCGCGAGTCACCTCACGGACCTCAACACATCGCGCCTCCTTAAGCAGGGCGTCGGCGCGGCGATGCATGCCGCGCAGGCTCTTCCCAGCCGGCTCGGCCCGGGACCAGACTGGATGGATGCAGCCTTGAGAGGTGCACCATGCGCAGACTCGGCTTCGTGCTCGTCCTCCTGCTGGGGCTCGCGGCTCTGGCTTCCTCCACCTTCAGCGCGGCGGCGCCACCGAGAACGGCCGGGCTGGTGCCGGCAACGGGCGCTGGCACCGACGGCGGCTCGCCGTTCGATCCGCTCCCCGCCGGGATCGCCCTCAAGGACGCCTACACCCCGCTGACCGTCACGGTGGAGAACCCCTCGACCTTGCCCTTCCCGGGGACCGACGGCCGCTACCACGTGGCCTACAACCTGCTGCTGCAGAACGCGTCCGTCGTCCCGGCGACCCTCCGAAAGCTCGAGGTGGTCGACGCCTTCCACCCCAACAGGGTCATCGTCTCGTTCGCCGGCACACAGCTCGTCGACCCCGCATGCCCCTTCGGCGACTGCAACCGGCTGCGCGCCCTTCCGGCCGTGCCGGTCAAGAGCGCGGTGATCCCGCCGGAGCAGGCACGACTGGTCTTCGTCGACTTCTCCTTCGGATCCCTGGACGAGGCCCCGGCATACGTCCTGCACCACCTGTTCATCGAGGGCGCGACGAGCCCGGTCGTGACGAAGCCGAAGGCCTCCGACTACACCGTGACGCCCTACCGGATCTCCGTCAGGGGCCCGATCACCATCGGGCCACCGCTGAAGGGGCGCAACTGGGTCGCGCTCAACGGGTGCTGCGAGCCGGGCTTCGCCCACCGCAGCTCTCCGGTCGCGGTCAACGGAAACCTCGTCGCGGGCCAGCTGTTCGCGATCGACTGGAAGCGCACGAACGACCAGGGCGCCTTCTACACCGGTGACAAGACCAAGAACGAGAGCTACGTGGACTACGGCTCGCCGATCCTCGCCGTCGCCGACGGCACGGTGACGGAGACGCTGGACACGATGGATGCCAACACCCCAGGGGTGCTGCCCGCGAAGGACCCGGTCCTGGCCCGCAAGCTCACGCTGCAGACCGTGGACGGCAACCACATCGTGCTGCGACTGGGCAGGGGTGTGTACGCCTTCTACGCCCACCTGCTCAAGGGCAGCCTGAAGGTCAAGGTCGGCGACAGGGTCCACCGGGGCCAGGTCATCGCCAGCCTCGGCAACACCGGCAACGCCAACGCCTCCCACCTGCACTTCCAGCTCATGAACGGGCCGTCGGTGCTGGGCAGCTCCGGGATCCCGTACGTGATCGACCACTTCCAGTACCAGGGACAGGTCTCCCCACAGCAGATCGCCGACGCCGACAACTACCTCACCGGCAGCTTCTTCGGCCCCGGCCACCTGGCCGAGCCCGAAGCCCGGCAGGACCAGCTGCCCCTGGCCTGGGCGATCGTCAACTTCCCTGACTGAACCGGTGTGTCCGGGCCTCAGCTCTCGACCCAGAGCTGGTCTGCGAGCACGGAGGTCAGCGAGGGGTGGTGCCCGGTGTAGGTCCGGGCGCTCCACAGGAACCAGTCCGACTCCTCGACCACGGACAGATAGACCCGGCCGTCCTCGCCGTACGTTGGTTGGTCCGCGATCCGCAGGTCGAACCGGTAGTGGCCATCGTCGTCGGCTGCGATGGCGCGCCGGCCGATGAAGGAGTTCACCTCCCGTGCGGGGACGGGCCGGCTGATCCGGGGCGCGTTGGGGTCGCGGACCACTCCGGTCAGCCACCGGTCCGCCGGGTCCGTCACCACATCGCCCGACAGGGGTTGCCCGAGCGCTTCCTGGCTCACGTACTCCTCGACCCACAGCCGAGATACGCCGGCCGCGAAGCGGGGCAGGTCCGCGATGCCGGCGAGGGTCCGGTAGTAGTCGGCCTCCTCCTGCACCCAGACACCCGGCTCAGCCAGGCCGTCAACCGCAGTCGGCTCGCTGACGATGCGCAGCCCGTCCCGCCAGCCGTAGTCCAGCCACTCACCGTGCTCGCCGAAGCTGGTCATCTGGAAGCGCGCGCGGTGCCCCACCAACGGCTCGCTGATGTTTCCCGCCCGCAGGGCCACCACGGCCGGCGGCAGCGACGAGGGCGGCTGGGCCAGTGAGGCCGACCGGGGCAGTCGACCCTCCAGGAGGGCCTGGAGCTCCCGGTCGAACTCAAGCTCATCCATGGGGTCCCCCTGCCTGCGCGGATCCCGGGCGCGAGGCCGGCGGGCGCGCAGCGAACGCGAACTGGCCGGCGAAGTAGGGGACGTGCATGACGTCGTGGACGACCTCGACCGTCTTGCCGGTCTGCGGCGCGTGCACCATGTTGCCCTGCCCGTCGTAGATCCCCATGTGGTGGTAGCTGCCCGCCGGGTCTGACGGGGCGTGGAAGAAGAGCAGGTCGCCCGGCCGCAGCCCGGCGCCCCGGGGCACGTGCGGCAGGGACGCGGCGATCTGGTCGGTCACCCGCGGAAGCCGCACGCCGGTCGCCGTGAACCACGCGTACTGCGCCAGCGAGGAGCAGTCGAAACCAGCCACCGCAGCACCCGCTCCGAACCCCCGGCTCGGGCCGGCCGGGCCACCTCCGCCCCAGCTGTAGGGCGTGCCGATGACGGACAGGGCTGCTGACACGGCCGACGCGCCTGGTGACCCGTCGCTGGTGAAGGCGCCGGCGTCGTAGCAGGTGGCCGACAGGACGGTGGGGTTACCGACGACCTGCCGGGCCAGGCCCTCCCACCGCCCGTAGGCGCCCGGGAAGGCACTGCGTTGCACGGCCTGGGCGGCCTGGGTCAGCGGCAGCCCTTCGAAGCCGGGCA is a genomic window containing:
- a CDS encoding M23 family metallopeptidase, with the translated sequence MRRLGFVLVLLLGLAALASSTFSAAAPPRTAGLVPATGAGTDGGSPFDPLPAGIALKDAYTPLTVTVENPSTLPFPGTDGRYHVAYNLLLQNASVVPATLRKLEVVDAFHPNRVIVSFAGTQLVDPACPFGDCNRLRALPAVPVKSAVIPPEQARLVFVDFSFGSLDEAPAYVLHHLFIEGATSPVVTKPKASDYTVTPYRISVRGPITIGPPLKGRNWVALNGCCEPGFAHRSSPVAVNGNLVAGQLFAIDWKRTNDQGAFYTGDKTKNESYVDYGSPILAVADGTVTETLDTMDANTPGVLPAKDPVLARKLTLQTVDGNHIVLRLGRGVYAFYAHLLKGSLKVKVGDRVHRGQVIASLGNTGNANASHLHFQLMNGPSVLGSSGIPYVIDHFQYQGQVSPQQIADADNYLTGSFFGPGHLAEPEARQDQLPLAWAIVNFPD
- a CDS encoding C40 family peptidase — its product is MPAPLIAAAGHVLKRRVIRRAVKVAAVLLPVAAAGAGAVVLVLVLIVQGGTPHQGESASSCSTVTGGAAVSVADLTPEQVANAQSIVAVGRKLDVPPYGWVVAVATAMQESGLRNLRYGDRDSLGLFQQRAGWGSAQDRTNPVAAARMFYEGGAGGQPGLLKVPGFEGLPLTQAAQAVQRSAFPGAYGRWEGLARQVVGNPTVLSATCYDAGAFTSDGSPGASAVSAALSVIGTPYSWGGGGPAGPSRGFGAGAAVAGFDCSSLAQYAWFTATGVRLPRVTDQIAASLPHVPRGAGLRPGDLLFFHAPSDPAGSYHHMGIYDGQGNMVHAPQTGKTVEVVHDVMHVPYFAGQFAFAARPPASRPGSAQAGGPHG
- a CDS encoding GNAT family N-acetyltransferase, which codes for MAGEAARGREVTLETDRLLLRPWRVSEAVIQREMWAERDPRVPPHRRIDAEGHPTVADLEETVRANQPSSFGLLAVERKTAGDVIGSCGLVDSGHRAHEPALAFELLRRFWGQGYATEASWAVLEWAKSSGYERLWATVWDWNTASRHVLAKVGFTETDREEAIHGTNLILGRQ
- a CDS encoding glyoxal oxidase, which encodes MHSVLMYTGKVLLFGNLRPTAGYVYDPVTGGTTEVDPPADVECGAMEPLTDGRILVVGGHAKGAKGINNILLFDPATLTWTPQPSSPQGRYYPTATRLPDGRVLISGGFTNNGTMNPDMEVYTPPPAGGSVGTLVKVGGPHPSGLYPHQWVLPNGKVLEVTSRSTSILDTSTWTWTNYSRPNTNHGSGEAAVLVPGSASGSTKVMLLGGKLSTGATAAAETFDAANPTAGWTNVASMPQARTHMSPVLLPDGTLMADAGNSSGNYNGPIYTSLSYSFGANTWTTLAAQAKRRAYHSAAVLLPDGRVLSSGDTGTGGGLNTMELYSPGYLSAGARPTITAAPTQAAHGATFTISTPTTGSHAVLMEPGAATHTADFSERIIALSTTPTTGGLSAVAPSSTVALTGWYMLFVVDSAGVPSTAKWIHIG
- a CDS encoding HEAT repeat domain-containing protein, whose amino-acid sequence is MTHKDLQDLVASALAELRQESADSPVPNIVSLQSLGSREVFDEASRLCDADDSLQRELGVRILRELGPQDSEGRRTYSDEAIPLLLEMLKNEIDPGMTRRILQALAFNSAREAISEFTTRANHPDPGVRETIAFQLPSLSTPATLGLVADTVKAMTQDLDPDVRYYALYALFEPEEGLGLDDQERHQLAKQFLRDPDRQIQTYARKILAT